From Micromonospora sp. NBC_01699, a single genomic window includes:
- a CDS encoding cation-translocating P-type ATPase translates to MAYTAPTISNLLGGVSRGAHELVNRAGALAEQGARAAGLTQRGVRSRPGRHHIEVRGVTQPGSEPLAHRVEETLERIPGVRWARVNAPTGRVVVAVGEPTPRLRDLIAAIAAVERTDGCEHHPDDRPPHPPEEGPRTRRAVSTLAADAFGLGLTVATRILPFTPLPGEVAGLLKAIDMQPRLHALVGRGLRGDHRADSFLPLAEAVALGLTGGWAGILLDGAQRVLQWQEARAQLTAWQEVEPKLAGTPELASAGPLLDGRPRPKPDGPLERYVVRTLSAGALAGATALPFAGPKRAAALAMSSLSMAPFDGREGYAAQLGRALAARGVIAMDRSVLRELDRVDTLVLDESVLHSNRGTLTDLVPLSGDQEEVAGQAFVLFDPACPAELRQADGWRLGPFAELGLSAPTGHPEASRLFDSGGSVLGLARGDELTAVVKYEPEPAPGVDALPSATRRVGVRLVVASTDANAYDFADAVLPGGSELTASIRRLQAEGAMVMLVSGDRRALGAADCGLGIWHPGEPPPWGAHLLVGADLEIPALIVEAVGVAKKLTRQNIALAAAGSGLGALTAFTAPVNLLPRRTMNAVNVTGAMALANGVWRAKRLPAHSTVPPTGVATPWHLMPVPTVLTRLDTSVDGLSTVEAQRRGHDTGAADQPGVNLGRAFVDELANPLTPVLAAGASLSAAVGSVVDAALVGSVVGLSALIGAIHQINTEKSLAELLSRSAVTALVRRDGEERVLAATDLVPGDIVLVGPGDAIPADCRVLEAAGLEADESSLTGESLPVAKNSPSVVAAAVADRHSMLYEGTTVAAGRGVAVVVATGSDTEVGRGMALARQAPPSSGVEARLSKLTKATIPVATGAAMAVAGAGLFRGVPLAETAATAANLAVASVPEGLPFLVSAAQLAAARRLAEHGALVRNPRTIEALGRVDVLCFDKTGTLTEGHLRLAGVGDSEGYAEVDALDRTLSRVLAAALRATPEADHADQLSGQTDRAVLVGAQGAEVEPTTGCRSWRFASALPFEPSRGYHATVGSRHETYLLSVKGAPETILPRCGRKRTRDGEVSLDDAGREALQQMMNQHAGAGQRVLAVAERVLDHDSVTDTDVADLTFVGCLTLADGVRASAAPAVARIRQAGVHTIMITGDHPGTAAAIASIISTDDAEQRVATGTELDRLDDAALAERLARTDVVARCTPAHKVRIIQALQQAGRVVAMTGDGANDAPAIRLADVGIALGQRGTPAARAAADLVVTDDRLETIIATLVEGRAMWSSVRHALSILVGGNLGEIAFSVLTAAATGRSALNGRQLLLVNLLTDLAPAMAIAIRAPNPDATDGLLLEGPDSSLGGSLNREIALRAATTTLGATAGWTVARYTGRQRRAGTIALASLVGTQLGQTVVDGGASPAVLVSTAGSLAVLAGVIQTPGVSQFFGCTPLGPLGWGIAAGSALGATFASTTLSRIFTRAAEDHESPAENAGAGGAEAPAIAEPDGSGATTDGARSPGDDRGTVPTSPGDDRRGT, encoded by the coding sequence ATGGCGTACACCGCGCCAACCATCTCGAACCTGCTCGGTGGGGTCTCCCGAGGCGCCCACGAACTGGTCAACCGGGCCGGTGCCCTGGCCGAACAGGGCGCGCGCGCCGCCGGGCTGACCCAGCGCGGCGTACGGTCCCGACCCGGCCGGCACCACATCGAGGTACGCGGCGTGACCCAGCCCGGCAGCGAACCGCTGGCCCACCGGGTCGAGGAAACCCTCGAACGGATCCCCGGAGTGCGCTGGGCGAGGGTGAACGCACCCACCGGCCGGGTGGTGGTGGCGGTCGGCGAACCGACCCCCCGGCTGCGGGACCTGATCGCGGCGATCGCCGCGGTGGAACGTACCGATGGCTGTGAGCACCACCCCGACGACCGGCCACCGCACCCGCCGGAGGAAGGCCCGCGGACCCGGCGCGCCGTTTCCACCCTGGCCGCGGACGCCTTCGGCCTGGGACTGACCGTGGCCACCCGGATCCTGCCCTTCACCCCGCTGCCGGGTGAGGTCGCCGGCCTGCTGAAGGCGATCGACATGCAGCCCAGGCTGCACGCGCTGGTCGGCCGGGGACTGCGCGGCGACCACCGGGCGGACTCGTTCCTGCCGCTGGCCGAGGCGGTGGCCCTCGGTCTGACCGGCGGCTGGGCGGGCATCCTGCTCGACGGCGCCCAGCGGGTGCTCCAGTGGCAGGAGGCACGCGCCCAGCTCACCGCCTGGCAGGAGGTCGAACCAAAACTCGCCGGCACCCCCGAGCTGGCCTCGGCGGGCCCGTTGCTCGACGGCCGCCCCCGCCCGAAGCCGGACGGCCCGCTGGAACGGTACGTCGTCCGTACGCTCTCCGCCGGAGCCCTCGCCGGGGCGACCGCACTGCCGTTCGCCGGCCCCAAGCGGGCCGCCGCCCTGGCCATGTCCAGCCTGTCCATGGCCCCGTTCGACGGCCGTGAGGGGTATGCCGCCCAACTCGGCCGCGCGCTCGCCGCCCGGGGCGTGATCGCCATGGACCGCTCGGTGCTGCGCGAACTGGACCGGGTCGACACCCTGGTGCTGGACGAGTCGGTGCTGCACTCGAACCGGGGCACACTGACCGACCTGGTGCCGCTCTCCGGCGACCAGGAGGAGGTCGCCGGCCAGGCATTCGTCCTGTTCGACCCGGCCTGCCCGGCCGAACTGCGCCAGGCCGACGGCTGGCGACTCGGCCCGTTCGCCGAACTGGGCCTGTCCGCGCCGACCGGGCACCCGGAGGCGAGCCGACTGTTCGACTCGGGTGGCAGCGTGCTCGGGCTGGCCCGGGGCGACGAGCTGACCGCCGTGGTCAAGTACGAGCCGGAGCCGGCGCCCGGGGTGGACGCGCTGCCGTCGGCCACCCGCCGGGTCGGCGTACGGCTGGTCGTGGCGAGCACCGACGCCAACGCGTACGACTTCGCCGACGCAGTGCTGCCGGGCGGCTCCGAACTGACCGCGTCGATCCGCAGGTTGCAGGCCGAAGGGGCGATGGTCATGCTCGTCTCCGGCGACCGGCGGGCACTCGGCGCCGCCGACTGCGGACTGGGCATCTGGCACCCGGGGGAGCCGCCGCCCTGGGGCGCGCACCTGCTGGTCGGAGCGGACCTGGAGATCCCCGCTCTGATCGTCGAGGCGGTCGGCGTGGCCAAGAAGCTGACCCGGCAGAACATTGCCCTGGCGGCGGCCGGCAGCGGCCTGGGCGCCCTCACCGCCTTCACCGCACCGGTGAACCTGCTGCCCCGCCGGACGATGAACGCGGTCAACGTGACCGGTGCGATGGCACTGGCCAACGGCGTCTGGCGGGCCAAGCGGCTCCCCGCGCACAGCACCGTCCCGCCGACCGGGGTCGCCACACCGTGGCACCTGATGCCGGTGCCGACCGTGCTGACCCGCCTGGACACCAGCGTGGACGGGCTGAGCACGGTCGAGGCGCAGCGGCGCGGCCACGACACCGGCGCCGCCGACCAGCCCGGTGTGAACCTCGGTCGGGCCTTCGTCGACGAACTCGCCAACCCGCTCACCCCGGTCCTGGCCGCCGGGGCCAGCCTCTCGGCGGCGGTCGGCTCGGTCGTCGACGCCGCGCTGGTCGGCAGCGTGGTCGGGCTCTCCGCGCTGATCGGCGCCATCCACCAGATCAACACCGAGAAGTCGCTGGCCGAGCTGCTGTCCCGGTCGGCGGTCACCGCCCTGGTCCGGCGCGACGGCGAGGAACGGGTGCTCGCCGCGACCGACCTGGTCCCCGGCGACATCGTCCTGGTAGGGCCGGGCGACGCGATCCCGGCCGACTGCCGGGTGCTGGAGGCCGCCGGGTTGGAGGCGGACGAATCGTCGCTGACCGGCGAGTCGCTGCCGGTGGCGAAGAACAGCCCGTCGGTGGTCGCCGCCGCAGTCGCCGACCGACACTCGATGCTGTACGAGGGCACCACGGTCGCCGCCGGCCGGGGCGTGGCGGTGGTGGTCGCCACCGGCTCCGACACCGAGGTCGGGCGTGGCATGGCGCTGGCCCGTCAGGCGCCGCCGAGCAGCGGTGTCGAGGCGCGGTTGAGCAAGCTCACCAAGGCCACCATCCCGGTCGCCACGGGTGCCGCGATGGCGGTCGCCGGGGCGGGACTGTTCCGCGGCGTACCGCTGGCCGAGACGGCGGCGACCGCCGCGAACCTCGCCGTGGCGTCGGTGCCGGAGGGGCTGCCGTTCCTGGTCAGCGCGGCCCAACTGGCCGCCGCCCGGCGGCTGGCCGAGCACGGTGCGCTGGTCCGCAACCCGCGCACGATCGAGGCGCTCGGCCGGGTCGACGTGCTCTGCTTCGACAAGACCGGCACCCTGACCGAGGGCCACCTGCGGCTCGCCGGGGTCGGCGACAGCGAGGGGTACGCCGAGGTCGACGCGCTCGACCGTACGCTGAGCCGGGTCCTTGCCGCGGCCCTGCGAGCCACCCCGGAGGCGGATCACGCCGATCAGCTCAGCGGGCAGACCGACCGGGCGGTGCTGGTTGGCGCGCAGGGGGCCGAGGTCGAGCCGACCACCGGCTGCCGCAGTTGGCGCTTCGCGTCCGCGCTGCCGTTCGAGCCGTCCCGGGGTTACCACGCCACCGTCGGCAGCCGGCACGAGACGTACCTGCTCAGCGTCAAGGGCGCACCGGAGACGATCCTGCCCCGGTGCGGGCGGAAGCGGACCCGCGACGGTGAGGTGTCGCTGGACGACGCCGGCCGGGAGGCGCTCCAGCAGATGATGAACCAGCACGCGGGCGCCGGACAGCGGGTGCTGGCGGTCGCCGAACGGGTGCTCGACCACGACTCGGTCACCGACACCGACGTCGCGGACCTGACCTTCGTCGGCTGTCTGACCCTGGCCGACGGGGTACGGGCCAGCGCCGCACCGGCGGTCGCCCGGATCCGGCAGGCCGGCGTGCACACCATCATGATCACCGGCGACCATCCGGGTACCGCCGCCGCGATCGCCTCGATCATCAGCACTGACGACGCCGAGCAGCGGGTCGCCACCGGCACCGAACTCGACCGGCTGGACGACGCGGCCCTCGCCGAGCGGCTGGCCCGTACGGACGTCGTGGCCCGGTGCACCCCGGCCCACAAGGTACGGATCATCCAGGCGTTGCAGCAGGCCGGACGGGTGGTCGCGATGACCGGGGACGGAGCCAACGACGCCCCCGCGATCCGACTCGCCGACGTCGGCATCGCGCTCGGGCAACGCGGCACCCCCGCCGCGCGGGCCGCCGCCGACCTGGTGGTCACCGACGACCGGCTCGAAACGATCATCGCGACCCTGGTCGAGGGCCGGGCCATGTGGTCGTCGGTACGCCACGCGCTGAGCATCCTGGTCGGCGGCAACCTCGGCGAGATCGCGTTCAGCGTGCTGACCGCCGCCGCCACCGGCCGCTCCGCCCTCAACGGTCGCCAACTGCTGCTGGTCAACCTGCTCACCGACCTGGCCCCGGCGATGGCGATCGCGATCCGGGCACCCAACCCGGACGCCACCGACGGCCTGCTGCTCGAAGGACCGGACAGCTCGCTCGGCGGAAGCCTGAACCGGGAGATCGCGTTGCGGGCCGCGACCACCACCCTCGGCGCCACCGCCGGCTGGACCGTGGCCCGGTACACCGGGCGGCAGCGGCGCGCGGGCACGATCGCGCTCGCCTCGCTGGTCGGCACCCAACTCGGCCAGACCGTGGTCGACGGCGGCGCGAGCCCGGCCGTACTCGTCTCGACGGCGGGTTCGTTGGCGGTGCTGGCCGGCGTGATCCAGACTCCCGGTGTGAGCCAGTTCTTCGGCTGCACCCCGCTCGGCCCGCTCGGCTGGGGCATCGCCGCCGGCAGCGCGCTCGGCGCCACCTTCGCCAGCACCACCCTGAGCCGGATCTTCACCCGGGCGGCCGAGGACCACGAGTCACCCGCCGAGAACGCCGGGGCCGGCGGTGCCGAAGCGCCGGCCATTGCCGAACCGGACGGCAGCGGTGCGACGACGGACGGTGCCAGGTCCCCCGGTGACGACCGCGGGACGGTGCCTACATCCCCCGGTGACGACCGCCGAGGGACGTAG
- a CDS encoding carboxylesterase/lipase family protein — protein sequence MSREATSRISVLRRAAVGLVVVATVLTVGGTASAQPSYARPDPAVVRTDSGPVRGIVARDHRSFLGIPYAAPPQGDLRWTSPRPPASWTAVRDATVPGAACAQPAGIPMGRPSTGEDCLFVNVTVPLRPAVKPLPVMVWLHGGSLKYGAGDIYGARSLAVRGDVIVVSINYRLGMLGFLAHPALDAGRAASGNFGLEDQQAALRWVRRNATAFGGDPGNVTLFGESAGSFSICAHLAAPASAGLMHRAIMQSGPCTAGWSPSTPSSARPRQTAEREGLAVAQDLGCSDPDTAAVCLRGTSVTELLDKSDPIEFGPVLGGPVLPVDPARALATGHFNRVPVIQGGNRDEERLRVWGMEVSGENCAPGVPSIPGRPNECPLTVDQYHDQLDELFAADAATVRARYPSGSYGSPSLALGAVLTDSIWSRPALDTAKALARHTPTYAYEFADDRAPFFVGSKEPSFLLGAFHTSQLPYLFGVDYAEPLTDSQARLAEQMIGYWTRFAYSGDPNGGGAPYWSEFSDRRVQSLAPGAIRPVDFARAHRYDFWRSLDG from the coding sequence ATGAGCAGAGAAGCCACGAGCAGAATCAGTGTGCTGCGGCGAGCCGCCGTCGGCCTGGTCGTCGTCGCGACCGTACTCACCGTCGGCGGCACGGCGTCGGCGCAACCGTCGTACGCCCGGCCGGATCCGGCGGTGGTCCGTACCGACAGCGGTCCGGTTCGCGGCATCGTCGCCCGGGACCACCGGTCCTTCCTGGGGATCCCGTACGCGGCGCCGCCGCAGGGCGACCTGCGCTGGACGTCGCCGCGTCCGCCCGCGAGCTGGACGGCGGTACGCGACGCGACGGTGCCCGGCGCCGCCTGCGCCCAGCCGGCCGGGATCCCGATGGGGCGGCCGAGCACCGGCGAGGACTGCCTCTTCGTCAACGTGACCGTGCCGCTGCGGCCGGCCGTCAAGCCGCTACCGGTGATGGTCTGGCTGCACGGCGGCAGCCTGAAGTACGGTGCCGGCGACATCTACGGTGCCCGTTCCCTGGCGGTACGCGGTGATGTGATCGTCGTGTCGATCAACTACCGGCTGGGCATGCTGGGATTCCTGGCCCATCCGGCCCTCGACGCCGGTAGGGCCGCCTCGGGCAACTTCGGCCTGGAGGACCAGCAGGCGGCGTTGCGTTGGGTACGTCGCAACGCGACCGCCTTCGGGGGCGACCCGGGCAATGTCACGCTGTTCGGCGAGTCGGCCGGCAGCTTCAGCATCTGCGCCCACCTTGCCGCCCCGGCCTCCGCCGGGCTCATGCACCGGGCGATCATGCAGAGCGGTCCCTGCACCGCGGGCTGGTCGCCGTCGACGCCGTCGTCGGCCCGGCCACGGCAGACCGCCGAGCGGGAGGGGCTCGCGGTGGCCCAGGACCTCGGCTGCTCCGATCCGGACACCGCCGCGGTCTGCCTGCGCGGTACGTCCGTGACCGAGTTGCTGGACAAGAGCGACCCGATCGAGTTCGGTCCGGTGCTCGGTGGTCCGGTGCTCCCCGTCGACCCGGCCCGCGCCCTGGCGACCGGACACTTCAACCGGGTGCCGGTGATCCAGGGCGGCAACCGTGACGAGGAGCGGCTGCGGGTGTGGGGCATGGAGGTGTCCGGCGAGAACTGCGCACCCGGCGTGCCGTCGATTCCCGGTCGGCCGAACGAGTGCCCGCTCACGGTGGACCAGTACCACGATCAGTTGGACGAGCTGTTCGCCGCCGACGCGGCGACGGTACGAGCGCGCTACCCGAGCGGGTCGTACGGTTCGCCCAGCCTCGCGCTGGGTGCCGTGTTGACCGACTCGATCTGGTCCCGGCCGGCCCTCGACACGGCGAAGGCCCTGGCCCGGCACACCCCCACGTACGCCTACGAGTTCGCCGACGATCGCGCCCCCTTCTTCGTCGGTTCGAAGGAGCCCAGTTTCCTGCTGGGTGCTTTCCACACCTCGCAGCTGCCGTACCTGTTCGGGGTCGACTACGCGGAGCCGCTCACCGACTCGCAAGCCCGGTTGGCGGAGCAGATGATCGGCTACTGGACGCGGTTCGCGTACAGCGGTGACCCGAACGGCGGGGGCGCGCCGTACTGGTCCGAGTTCTCCGACCGGCGGGTGCAGTCCCTGGCCCCCGGTGCCATCCGGCCCGTCGACTTCGCTCGGGCGCACCGGTACGACTTCTGGCGGTCTCTCGACGGCTGA
- a CDS encoding MBL fold metallo-hydrolase, producing the protein MAARIDHAVTSGTFSLDGQTFDVDNNVWVIGDEHECVVIDAPHDVAAIRRTVGNRRVRAILASHAHDDHVRVAPELAEATGAPVLLHPADRVLWDLVHPDVVPDGELADGQTIEVAGVVITVLHTPGHSPGACCFHVPRLGAVFTGDTLFAGGPGATGRSFSDFGTIVASIRDRLSGLPPETVVHTGHGDRTTIGAEAPHLEEWLARGH; encoded by the coding sequence ATGGCGGCCCGGATCGACCACGCGGTCACCTCTGGCACCTTCTCCCTCGACGGCCAGACCTTCGACGTGGACAACAACGTCTGGGTGATCGGCGACGAGCACGAGTGCGTGGTGATCGACGCGCCGCACGACGTGGCGGCGATCAGACGTACGGTCGGCAATCGACGGGTACGGGCGATCCTGGCCAGCCACGCCCACGACGACCACGTACGGGTGGCGCCGGAGTTGGCCGAGGCGACCGGTGCGCCGGTGCTGCTGCACCCCGCCGACCGGGTGCTCTGGGACCTGGTGCACCCGGACGTCGTACCCGACGGGGAGCTGGCCGACGGGCAGACGATCGAGGTGGCCGGGGTGGTGATCACCGTGCTGCACACGCCGGGGCACAGTCCGGGCGCCTGCTGCTTCCACGTACCCCGGCTCGGTGCGGTGTTCACCGGTGACACCCTCTTCGCCGGTGGTCCGGGGGCAACCGGGCGGTCGTTCAGCGACTTCGGCACCATCGTCGCCTCGATCCGGGACCGGCTGTCGGGGCTGCCGCCGGAGACCGTGGTGCACACCGGTCACGGCGACCGTACGACGATCGGCGCCGAGGCGCCGCACCTGGAGGAGTGGCTGGCCCGAGGCCACTGA
- a CDS encoding S-(hydroxymethyl)mycothiol dehydrogenase has translation MGQQVRGVISRAKGAPVEVATIVVPDPGPGEAVVRVQSCGVCHTDLHYREGGINDDYPFLLGHEAAGIVEQVGAGVTDVAPGDFVVLNWRAVCGDCRACAKGKPWYCFNTHNAKQRMTLTDGTELSPALGIGAFVEKTLVHAGQCTKVNPAARPAAVGLLGCGVMAGLGAAMNTGGVTRGDSVAVIGCGGVGDGAVAGAVLAGATTIIAVDTDPRKLEWAKGFGATHTVNARETDPVEAIKALTGGFGADVVVDAVGRPETWQQAFYARDLAGTVVLVGVPTPEMKVPELPLLDVFGRGGALKSSWYGDCLPSRDFPLLTELYLQGRLDLDSFVTEEITLDRVEEAFARMHHGDVLRSVVVF, from the coding sequence GTGGGTCAGCAAGTACGCGGGGTCATCTCCAGGGCCAAGGGCGCACCGGTGGAGGTCGCCACGATCGTGGTGCCCGACCCCGGACCGGGTGAGGCCGTGGTGCGGGTGCAGAGCTGCGGGGTGTGCCACACCGACCTGCACTACCGCGAGGGCGGTATCAACGACGACTACCCGTTCCTGCTCGGCCACGAGGCGGCCGGGATCGTGGAACAGGTCGGCGCGGGCGTCACCGACGTGGCGCCGGGCGACTTCGTCGTACTGAACTGGCGTGCGGTCTGCGGCGACTGCCGGGCCTGCGCCAAGGGCAAGCCCTGGTACTGCTTCAACACCCACAACGCCAAGCAGAGAATGACCCTCACCGACGGCACCGAACTGTCGCCCGCCCTGGGCATCGGCGCGTTCGTGGAGAAGACCCTGGTTCACGCCGGACAGTGCACGAAGGTCAACCCGGCGGCCCGCCCGGCCGCCGTCGGCCTGCTCGGCTGCGGCGTGATGGCCGGCCTCGGCGCGGCGATGAACACCGGCGGAGTGACCCGCGGCGACTCCGTCGCGGTGATCGGCTGCGGTGGGGTCGGCGACGGCGCGGTGGCCGGCGCGGTACTGGCCGGCGCCACCACGATCATCGCGGTCGACACCGACCCCCGGAAGCTGGAGTGGGCGAAGGGGTTCGGCGCCACCCACACCGTCAACGCCCGCGAAACCGACCCGGTCGAGGCGATCAAGGCCCTGACCGGCGGCTTCGGCGCGGACGTGGTGGTCGACGCGGTCGGCCGCCCGGAAACCTGGCAGCAGGCGTTCTACGCCCGCGACCTGGCCGGCACGGTGGTCCTGGTCGGGGTGCCGACACCGGAGATGAAGGTCCCCGAGCTGCCGCTGCTGGACGTGTTCGGCCGTGGCGGCGCGCTGAAGTCGAGCTGGTACGGCGACTGCCTGCCCAGCCGCGATTTCCCGCTGCTCACCGAGCTGTACCTCCAGGGCCGGCTGGACCTGGACAGCTTCGTCACCGAGGAGATCACCCTCGACCGGGTGGAGGAGGCGTTCGCCCGGATGCACCACGGCGACGTACTCCGCTCGGTGGTGGTCTTCTGA
- a CDS encoding LCP family protein codes for MTSRWRRLTGWQKASIVLTALLATLCAGVGVVGYGLLHRYEDRVQREDLLGDAARTGTRANWDSGALNLLLLGSDSRLGEPDQEEYPGQRSDAVMIVHLNAERDQATVISVPRDSYVNIPAYGEHWSGGMNKLNAAFAFGGAPLAAATITELTGLPLHGAVVVNFAAVRKLVDAVGGVSICVPYQVVSTDTGRTWPAGCHQLDGTAADDFVRQRHDVPGGDFGRIHHQQLVLSALMEKVGTESLLSNPLLLDRLLTTAAESLVVDRDLDLRKLALGVRKIDPANVRYLTVPYANADLETPAGVAVELDPVGAQALFDAVGADRVPQWLAENPRPPGT; via the coding sequence GTGACTTCACGCTGGCGTCGACTGACCGGCTGGCAGAAGGCTTCGATCGTCCTGACCGCCCTGCTCGCGACCCTCTGCGCAGGAGTGGGAGTTGTGGGGTACGGGCTGCTGCACCGCTACGAGGACCGCGTACAGCGGGAGGATCTGCTCGGCGACGCCGCGCGGACGGGCACCCGGGCGAACTGGGACTCCGGGGCGCTCAACCTGCTGCTGCTCGGTTCGGATTCGCGCCTCGGCGAGCCCGACCAGGAGGAATATCCCGGCCAGCGTTCCGACGCGGTGATGATCGTGCACCTCAACGCGGAACGCGACCAGGCCACGGTGATCTCGGTACCGAGGGACAGCTACGTCAACATCCCGGCGTACGGCGAACACTGGAGCGGCGGGATGAACAAGCTGAACGCGGCCTTCGCGTTCGGCGGCGCGCCGCTGGCCGCGGCGACTATCACCGAGCTGACCGGACTACCGCTGCACGGCGCGGTGGTGGTGAACTTCGCCGCCGTACGAAAACTGGTGGACGCCGTCGGCGGGGTCTCGATCTGCGTGCCGTACCAGGTTGTCTCGACCGACACCGGGCGGACCTGGCCGGCCGGCTGCCACCAGCTCGACGGTACGGCCGCCGACGACTTCGTCCGCCAGCGGCACGACGTCCCTGGTGGCGACTTCGGCCGGATTCACCACCAGCAACTGGTGCTCAGCGCGCTGATGGAGAAGGTCGGTACGGAAAGCCTGCTGAGCAACCCGCTGCTGCTGGACCGGCTGTTGACCACGGCGGCCGAGAGTCTGGTGGTGGACCGGGATCTCGACCTGCGCAAGCTCGCGCTCGGCGTACGGAAGATCGATCCGGCGAACGTGCGGTACCTGACCGTGCCGTACGCGAATGCGGACCTGGAGACGCCGGCCGGGGTGGCGGTCGAACTCGACCCGGTCGGGGCGCAGGCCCTCTTCGACGCCGTCGGCGCGGACCGGGTGCCGCAGTGGCTGGCCGAGAATCCCCGGCCGCCGGGCACCTGA
- a CDS encoding transcriptional regulator: protein MTAQTTEPGGFNLVIHAPNRLLICALLDSVAEIEFGTVQERLKVSASVLSKHVTVLTESGYVTQRKAVRETRPRVWLRFTPEGRAAYREHVAALQAIVGTPAEPVDA from the coding sequence ATGACGGCACAGACAACCGAACCGGGCGGCTTCAACCTGGTCATCCACGCGCCGAACCGGCTGCTGATCTGCGCGCTGCTCGACAGCGTCGCCGAAATCGAGTTCGGCACGGTGCAGGAACGGCTGAAGGTCAGCGCCTCCGTGCTGAGCAAGCACGTGACGGTGCTGACCGAGTCCGGCTATGTCACGCAACGCAAGGCGGTACGGGAGACCCGGCCCCGCGTCTGGCTGCGGTTCACCCCGGAGGGGCGAGCTGCCTACCGCGAGCACGTGGCCGCACTACAGGCGATCGTCGGCACCCCGGCCGAGCCGGTCGACGCCTGA
- a CDS encoding cadmium resistance transporter, with product MNTLLTAAGVFAGTNVDDLVVLTVLFLSARANRAPRVWQVWVGQYAGIAVLVAVSAVAALGLTIVPDEWVGLLGLLPFALGVRGLIAAIRARGEDEAPEATVATGLVAVAGITIANGADNISVYTPLFRTVGLTDALVTVAVFAVLTAVWCLAGAGLGSHRRVIAVVRRYGHWIVPGVFMVLGAVIVVESGVIGHLW from the coding sequence GTGAACACGTTACTGACGGCGGCTGGCGTGTTCGCGGGCACGAATGTCGATGATCTCGTCGTGCTGACGGTGCTGTTTCTCTCCGCGCGGGCCAACCGGGCACCGAGGGTGTGGCAGGTCTGGGTAGGACAGTACGCGGGCATCGCCGTACTGGTGGCTGTCTCCGCGGTCGCGGCGCTGGGGTTGACGATCGTGCCGGACGAGTGGGTGGGCCTGCTCGGGCTGCTGCCCTTCGCCCTGGGCGTGCGTGGCCTGATCGCCGCGATCCGGGCTCGCGGCGAGGACGAGGCGCCGGAAGCGACGGTGGCCACCGGCCTGGTGGCGGTGGCCGGGATCACCATCGCCAACGGCGCCGACAACATCTCCGTCTACACCCCGCTGTTCCGCACGGTCGGATTGACGGACGCCCTGGTCACCGTGGCGGTGTTCGCCGTCCTGACCGCGGTGTGGTGTCTGGCCGGCGCCGGGCTCGGGTCGCACCGGAGGGTGATCGCGGTCGTGCGGCGGTACGGCCACTGGATCGTGCCGGGGGTCTTCATGGTCCTGGGTGCGGTTATCGTGGTCGAGTCCGGGGTGATCGGCCACCTGTGGTGA
- a CDS encoding DLW-39 family protein — MFKKLLIVAGVVGVAALIVKRVKESNDERALWHEATTAPDLR, encoded by the coding sequence ATGTTCAAGAAGCTTCTGATCGTTGCCGGTGTTGTCGGTGTGGCAGCCCTGATCGTCAAGAGGGTCAAGGAATCCAACGACGAGCGGGCCCTGTGGCACGAGGCCACCACCGCACCCGATCTGCGCTAG